In Vibrio echinoideorum, the following proteins share a genomic window:
- a CDS encoding anaerobic sulfatase maturase, which yields MTTLSLSNLSSVPQFNGKAHSKLQALAKPIGAVCNISCTYCYYLEKQQLLEYPKGSQYTMDEALLERYIKQYIEGQNTPEIIFSWHGGEPTLLGVDYFQKVVELQKKYCPSYSKISNDLQTNGTLLNDAWCKFFKKNDFIIGVSIDGPEHLHNHYRTNRAGKGTFSQTMRGIRFLQKHNVNFATLTCVNDVTSQHPLEVYRFLRDEVGSKQLQFIPVVDKRAAHTNNKWLTNQKAIIPVSGDLEPWSVESAQWGEFLSTIFDEWYQHDFGQVLVPYFENFFGVWMGKESTMCTLSEICGKGLAVEPNGDVYSCDHYVFPEFQLGNIQEQELSTLAFSSAQQSFGFAKQKSLPKQCQTCEFKFACHGECPKNRIIKSRDGEAGLNYLCEGWLRFFKHVDPLINTLLEANEMPSRLSRKSD from the coding sequence ATGACGACATTATCGCTATCAAATCTGAGTTCAGTTCCGCAGTTCAATGGCAAGGCGCACAGCAAGCTTCAAGCGTTAGCAAAGCCGATTGGAGCGGTGTGTAACATCAGTTGTACCTACTGTTACTATTTAGAAAAACAACAACTACTTGAATACCCAAAAGGTTCTCAATATACGATGGATGAAGCGCTTCTAGAGCGTTATATCAAACAATACATTGAAGGGCAGAATACGCCTGAAATCATATTTTCTTGGCATGGTGGAGAACCTACCTTATTAGGTGTCGATTATTTCCAAAAGGTTGTTGAGTTACAGAAGAAATATTGTCCTAGCTACAGCAAGATCAGCAATGACCTTCAAACCAATGGCACTTTGTTGAATGATGCTTGGTGTAAATTCTTCAAAAAGAATGACTTTATCATTGGTGTGAGCATTGATGGCCCAGAGCACCTACATAATCACTACCGAACCAACCGTGCAGGCAAAGGGACTTTCTCACAAACAATGCGAGGCATTCGTTTCTTACAAAAACACAATGTGAATTTTGCCACTCTAACGTGTGTCAACGATGTGACAAGTCAGCATCCTTTAGAGGTCTATCGTTTTCTACGTGATGAAGTAGGTTCAAAGCAACTGCAGTTCATCCCTGTCGTGGATAAGCGTGCTGCTCATACTAACAACAAATGGCTAACCAACCAGAAGGCGATCATTCCTGTTTCAGGCGATCTAGAGCCGTGGAGTGTTGAATCAGCACAATGGGGAGAGTTTCTCTCTACGATTTTTGATGAATGGTACCAACATGATTTTGGTCAGGTGCTCGTGCCTTATTTTGAAAACTTCTTTGGTGTGTGGATGGGGAAAGAAAGCACGATGTGCACATTGAGTGAGATTTGCGGGAAAGGGCTCGCGGTTGAACCGAATGGTGATGTCTATTCATGTGACCATTATGTTTTTCCTGAATTTCAGTTGGGTAACATTCAGGAGCAAGAACTCTCCACCTTAGCTTTCTCATCAGCGCAGCAGAGTTTTGGGTTTGCCAAACAAAAATCGCTGCCAAAACAATGTCAAACTTGTGAGTTCAAATTTGCCTGCCATGGCGAGTGCCCTAAGAACCGTATTATCAAAAGCCGTGATGGTGAAGCCGGATTGAATTACCTTTGTGAAGGGTGGTTACGTTTTTTTAAGCATGTTGATCCGTTGATTAATACACTACTAGAAGCGAACGAAATGCCTTCACGTTTGAGTCGGAAAAGCGATTAA
- a CDS encoding arylsulfatase gives MQTFKKSLVFTAIAAASGSVIAADAEKPNIVIIVGDDVGFADTQPYGSEVDTPNLMALAEEGVKFTNFHASPTSSVTRSMMLTGANSHEVGLGTFDYAVYPDAIGKPGYEGYLTKKGVTVATLLKDNGYNTYLSGKWHLGHDDGFLPDDRGFTQSYGILAGGSNHFNRDMMFPAKNAATAEAIQKGEIPGVEVEPLYRNGEAVMDKYKGEYSDQVYANEIIKMIDSQKDDGKPFFAYLPFTGIHLPLQAPEASYQDKVDYYAEHGWDSIREDRFERMKDMGVIPKDADISDRNSLSRPWDSLSEKEQKWYGKKMAVAMGMMEMQDQQIGQVVDYLKAIGEYDNTYIVYLADNGPEAADVTGENISDLIRTWTEHHFDNSTENIGKANSSVSLGPEWASASTGGLSWYKAYTAEGGIRVPLIVKPAKPVLEGKKALEPGTQTDDLSQVKDIAATILDIAGVKHPGKEYQGREVAPMSGVSLLPYFKGESDTIHTADNAIPFELFGSGILLKGDYKIIRISKGMGGDSEWHMYNTKKDPAEQNDLREQMPQQFNEMLSEYKAYAKEQNIVPVDERWNPFENVK, from the coding sequence ATGCAGACATTTAAGAAATCTTTAGTGTTTACAGCTATTGCAGCGGCAAGCGGTTCTGTCATCGCGGCTGACGCTGAAAAACCTAATATCGTTATCATCGTGGGTGATGATGTCGGCTTTGCTGATACACAGCCTTATGGATCTGAAGTGGACACGCCAAATTTGATGGCGTTGGCTGAAGAAGGGGTTAAATTTACCAACTTCCATGCTTCTCCCACATCGTCAGTCACTCGTTCCATGATGTTAACGGGTGCTAATAGCCACGAGGTTGGACTTGGAACGTTTGATTATGCGGTTTATCCGGATGCGATAGGCAAACCAGGTTACGAAGGCTATCTTACGAAAAAGGGTGTAACGGTTGCGACGTTACTTAAAGACAACGGGTACAACACCTATCTTTCAGGTAAGTGGCACTTAGGGCATGACGATGGATTTTTGCCGGATGACCGCGGTTTTACTCAAAGTTATGGGATTTTAGCTGGAGGGTCGAATCACTTTAATCGAGACATGATGTTCCCTGCCAAAAACGCAGCAACCGCTGAAGCGATTCAAAAAGGTGAGATTCCAGGAGTCGAAGTAGAACCGCTTTATCGCAACGGTGAAGCCGTCATGGATAAATACAAAGGTGAATACTCTGACCAAGTTTACGCCAATGAAATTATCAAAATGATCGACAGCCAAAAAGATGATGGCAAACCGTTTTTTGCTTACCTGCCATTCACGGGAATTCACTTGCCACTTCAAGCACCAGAAGCGTCTTATCAAGACAAAGTCGACTACTACGCAGAACATGGTTGGGATTCGATTCGAGAAGACCGCTTTGAGCGCATGAAAGATATGGGCGTGATCCCTAAAGATGCCGACATTTCTGATCGTAATTCCCTAAGCCGCCCTTGGGATTCATTATCTGAAAAAGAACAGAAATGGTATGGTAAGAAAATGGCTGTCGCGATGGGCATGATGGAAATGCAAGACCAACAAATTGGTCAGGTGGTCGATTACTTAAAAGCGATTGGTGAATACGATAATACGTACATTGTGTACCTAGCTGATAATGGTCCAGAAGCGGCTGATGTTACCGGTGAAAACATCAGTGATCTGATTCGTACTTGGACTGAACATCACTTTGATAATTCAACTGAAAATATTGGTAAAGCGAACTCAAGTGTGTCGTTAGGTCCTGAGTGGGCAAGTGCTTCTACGGGGGGATTGTCTTGGTATAAAGCGTATACGGCAGAAGGTGGTATCCGTGTTCCGTTAATTGTTAAGCCTGCAAAACCAGTATTGGAAGGTAAGAAAGCGCTAGAGCCGGGAACACAAACTGACGACTTATCTCAAGTGAAAGACATCGCTGCAACGATTTTAGATATCGCTGGCGTTAAGCATCCAGGTAAAGAGTACCAAGGTCGTGAAGTTGCCCCTATGAGTGGAGTCAGCCTATTGCCTTATTTCAAAGGAGAATCTGACACGATCCACACAGCAGACAATGCCATTCCATTTGAGTTGTTTGGGAGCGGTATTCTATTGAAGGGTGACTACAAGATTATTCGTATTTCAAAAGGCATGGGTGGCGACAGTGAATGGCATATGTACAACACCAAAAAAGACCCTGCGGAACAGAACGATCTTCGTGAACAAATGCCTCAACAGTTCAACGAGATGTTGAGCGAATACAAGGCGTACGCGAAGGAGCAAAATATCGTTCCTGTCGATGAACGTTGGAACCCGTTTGAGAATGTGAAATAA
- a CDS encoding tetratricopeptide repeat protein, translating to MFNKRLTIAALLGVLVSLFWATQSLGEQANASESGEYLDVVQLLGEAGNGNSDAQLSIAYHYLSGEHIEQSDEKAAQWFETAANSGRPEAQTQLGLMYFSGNGVQISQAEAVMWIGKAAAQDYDPALDLLHWMSQAAH from the coding sequence ATGTTCAATAAACGTTTAACTATCGCAGCACTGCTTGGTGTTTTAGTTTCTTTATTTTGGGCAACACAAAGCCTAGGAGAGCAAGCCAATGCATCTGAATCGGGAGAGTATCTCGATGTTGTTCAATTGTTGGGTGAAGCCGGCAACGGTAACTCAGATGCTCAGCTTTCTATCGCTTACCACTATCTAAGTGGTGAGCATATTGAACAAAGTGATGAAAAAGCTGCTCAATGGTTTGAAACGGCAGCCAACAGCGGTAGACCTGAAGCTCAAACGCAACTTGGCTTGATGTACTTTTCTGGGAATGGAGTTCAAATCAGCCAAGCTGAGGCCGTCATGTGGATTGGTAAGGCGGCAGCTCAAGACTACGATCCCGCGCTCGACTTATTACATTGGATGTCTCAAGCCGCGCACTAA